Proteins encoded together in one Corallococcus soli window:
- a CDS encoding serine hydrolase: MRTVLLGAWLLAMTASAAPPDAGVPRDSLQSVVDALAREAARLSPGTDLALAVTDLRTGESASVSGKAPHISASSAKVFWVAAALNQRNLKQVAPLAEKVFRTSDNEASGAIIDLVGGADAINVYLQGLGMKNTALTKWNYGGQRWATNSPKAMQNDNYFCADDAVSFLARLDKKALLKPGPTAQLLKWMELTPREGCGGWLGTRLPARARASLQHKGGWLPPGCCSDDARYNVLNEMGLVTLPGGGRYAVAILASRGPDWPKQAFVVERASCVLYRHLAKDAALDCGEALAKAGGPAPVVLDAGAPPPDYDC; the protein is encoded by the coding sequence ATGCGGACGGTGCTGCTGGGCGCGTGGCTGCTGGCGATGACCGCTTCGGCGGCGCCTCCGGATGCGGGCGTGCCCCGGGATTCGTTGCAGTCGGTGGTGGATGCGCTGGCGCGTGAGGCGGCGCGGCTGTCGCCCGGGACGGACCTGGCGCTGGCGGTGACGGACCTGCGCACGGGCGAGTCCGCGAGCGTGTCCGGGAAGGCGCCGCACATCTCCGCCAGCTCCGCGAAGGTGTTCTGGGTCGCCGCCGCGCTGAATCAGCGGAACCTGAAGCAGGTGGCGCCGCTGGCGGAGAAGGTCTTCCGCACCTCCGACAACGAGGCCTCCGGAGCCATCATCGACCTGGTGGGCGGGGCGGACGCCATCAATGTCTATCTCCAGGGCCTGGGGATGAAGAACACCGCGCTGACGAAGTGGAACTACGGCGGACAGCGCTGGGCGACGAACTCCCCGAAGGCGATGCAGAACGACAACTACTTCTGCGCGGACGACGCGGTGTCCTTCCTGGCGCGGCTGGACAAGAAGGCGCTGTTGAAGCCAGGGCCCACCGCCCAGTTGCTCAAGTGGATGGAATTGACGCCTCGGGAGGGGTGCGGTGGTTGGCTGGGCACCCGGCTGCCTGCCCGTGCCCGCGCGTCGCTCCAGCACAAGGGTGGGTGGCTGCCGCCGGGGTGCTGTTCGGATGACGCGCGCTACAACGTGCTCAATGAGATGGGATTGGTGACGCTGCCGGGCGGTGGACGGTACGCGGTGGCCATCCTCGCCTCGCGCGGGCCGGACTGGCCGAAGCAGGCCTTCGTCGTGGAGCGTGCCTCGTGTGTCCTGTACCGGCACCTGGCGAAGGACGCGGCGCTGGATTGCGGTGAGGCGTTGGCGAAGGCAGGTGGCCCGGCGCCCGTGGTGCTGGACGCGGGGGCCCCGCCTCCGGACTACGACTGCTGA
- a CDS encoding NAD(P)H-dependent flavin oxidoreductase: MMDPLAWRRFAERLGVRHPLIQAPMAGGLSPPDLAVAVTEAGGMGSLGTADASPEAIRQQAKSVRSRTSGPYGINLFAPRAPVAAGDPGPVLGLLARFHAELGLPAPEVAEAPLPDFQAQVEVVLEAAPTVFSFTFGIPDASVLEAMRARGILIVGTATNVREALALEAAGVDAIVAQGSEAGGHRGSFGGPFEAGLVGTLALVPQVVDAVRLPVIASGGIMDGRGIAAARMLGAAGVQLGTAFLRSQESGTVPAHREVLREARDESSRITRALTGRPARAIPNELITTLEEAGAYLPYPQHHGATRALRGAAAQRGDTRFMTLWAGQGVGLSREGPAAELVRTLMAETEVALRAVRG, from the coding sequence ATGATGGACCCCCTGGCCTGGCGCAGGTTCGCGGAGCGACTCGGTGTGAGGCATCCCCTCATCCAGGCACCGATGGCGGGTGGGCTTTCGCCCCCGGACCTAGCCGTCGCGGTGACGGAGGCGGGAGGAATGGGCTCCCTGGGGACGGCCGATGCGTCGCCGGAGGCCATCCGCCAGCAGGCGAAGTCGGTGCGCTCCCGGACGTCGGGCCCGTATGGCATCAACCTGTTCGCGCCCCGTGCTCCGGTGGCTGCGGGCGACCCCGGCCCCGTGCTGGGCTTGCTGGCGCGCTTCCACGCGGAGCTGGGCCTGCCCGCGCCCGAGGTGGCGGAGGCTCCGCTGCCGGACTTCCAGGCGCAGGTGGAGGTGGTGCTCGAAGCAGCGCCCACCGTGTTCAGCTTCACGTTCGGCATTCCGGACGCGTCGGTGCTGGAGGCGATGCGGGCGCGCGGCATCCTCATCGTGGGCACGGCGACGAACGTGCGCGAAGCGTTGGCGCTGGAGGCCGCGGGCGTGGATGCGATCGTCGCGCAGGGTTCGGAGGCCGGTGGACACCGAGGCTCCTTCGGAGGCCCGTTCGAAGCGGGGCTGGTGGGAACGCTGGCGCTGGTGCCGCAGGTGGTGGACGCGGTGCGGCTGCCGGTCATCGCCAGCGGCGGCATCATGGATGGACGTGGCATCGCGGCGGCGCGGATGCTGGGCGCGGCGGGCGTGCAACTGGGCACGGCGTTCCTGCGCTCCCAGGAGTCCGGCACGGTGCCGGCGCACCGCGAGGTGTTGCGCGAGGCCAGGGATGAATCGTCGCGCATCACCCGCGCGCTCACCGGGAGGCCCGCACGGGCGATTCCGAACGAGCTCATCACCACGTTGGAGGAGGCGGGAGCGTACCTGCCATATCCCCAGCACCACGGCGCCACGCGAGCGTTGAGGGGTGCGGCCGCGCAGCGCGGCGATACGCGCTTCATGACGCTGTGGGCGGGGCAGGGCGTGGGGTTGTCGCGCGAGGGGCCGGCGGCGGAGCTGGTGCGGACCTTGATGGCGGAGACAGAGGTCGCGCTGAGGGCTGTTCGCGGGTGA